The genomic stretch TATAGCTCTGTTGCCACTCAATGACATCGGGATGGTTAATCCAGCTGATGTTCTTATACAGTTGTGGTAAAGTGAGATTGCCATAGATCGTTGAGCCGGTTCCCAAGCATCCTTGCTGAGCAATTGGGATACGGCTTGCGACGATATCGCTGACGTAGTTTTCGACCTTAATGGAAGGGAACAGGCGTGATATTGACTGCAGCACAAAAATTGAAACAACATCATGGACGGGGCCATCTCCAGCGAGGCGCCATGATTGTGGGATGAGGGAGAGCGGGCGCAGCGCCGGGGCTCCCGAAACGGCGCCCAGGAATCCACCCGTCGCGTTTCGCTTTTCTCGTTCATTCACACGCCATGCGGTCATGCCACCTTCGCTGTGGCCGACCACTACCCATTCATGGGTGATTCGATCCTGAAGCCTTGACCTCACGGCCTGGAGGGCAAAGCTCACGTCCAGAGCGTGCAGGGCACCGGACTCGTACATGAAGCCCATAGGTATATCACTACCCTGGCCAGCATAGTCGGGGGCAATGACGGCGTATCCTTGCTGGACTAACGCAAATGGGCCCTCCCATTCATAATACAGCCCCTTATTATTAGAGGGTGCACATTGTCGGGTAATGCCCGCCGTACCATGCGTCCAAACGACCGTTCGGAGCGGCTTTCCGCTGCCATCCTGATTTGTGAAGGGAAGTAACAAGAACGCACTGGCCGGGATAGGGTTGCCATCGATATCTTCACTCATGTAGAGGAATCTGGACAGCGTAGTTGCCGGCGGAGTATCGTAACCAACTGTCGTATACTGCTGGCTAGGTACATCTTCCCATCTTACGATATCGCCGGCGGCGTAGTCAGAGATGTTTGCTGGATTTCCGTAAAAAGAATCGGATGATACATTAGCACTGACCCAGCCCGCCTGTTCCTGCGCTAGGGCTTGCTCGATGCTCGCTTGACAACTAGCATTGCAATTGTCAGGAAAGCTGTTGGCGGCAGTCACCGTAACCGAAACACCAAGAGTTATTAATGAGGCCACTAAGGCTGACCAAGACTTCGAGGGCATTTCTCTGGCAAACAGGAGATAATTATACCTTTACAACAATACTCAGTCGCAGATTGGGGATTCTTGTGTAAATGGCAAATGTTCATCACATTGTGGTCATTCATAAGAAcatgattatatatatacccagttGTACCACCTACTATAATTTGCAGAATATCATTTACTCCCGACTTTAATTGCCGTCATAGATTTATATGCCACTGAAAGGAGGGATCACAGGAGCATATCAGGGCAACAAGAGACGTTTAAGGATCAACCGGGACGATCACCGAGCTAGTTTCAGTTTGAGCGTCGACCTTCCCGTTGTGGAACGAAATCGACCAAGCGGACATACTCTAAGCGGTAGCTCGACGCTCCGGATAAATCTCACACATCGAGCTTGGGTAGAACAAGTGGCGTATTGCAATTGACTCGGCGTTATATATTAATAACTGAGCCGTTTGTTGTGCCAGCTCGACGGCTTCTGCCGCGGGATGCGAATTTCCATAGCCCTATACCGAGGCTTCTGATCCTTAGGCACTGGGACATATCATGGTCCGCAATAAGCTCTAGTGATTCTAGGTTTATCACTATTTCCTTCTAGAGATAGCTATGAACCTCTAGACTTTGTAAGAGCGATACTACACATAGGAGACAACTCTGCGGGGGACTAGGCTTTCCACTTCCCGTTTCTCTAAGATAACGTCAAACATAGCAATCGACAACATCATATAAGAGTAACTTGGAGTGCTAATTCCTGCAGCCACTCCGATTTACACTTGAGCTCAAGCAATAATGCGCTGTTTGGGGAACTACAACGTTCAACATAATTAACTGCCGCTAGAGATCGCCAATGTCATTTTATGGACAAGTTCCCGGGAAGTTTTAAGAAGAAACCTCCGACCTGGAAACTCCTCATTGAGAATTATCCATATTCTCATGAGCTCTTCTCTTGGTACAAGTGCCTGTTGTGGATGGTTGATTGCCTGTTCTAGACCTTCCCCTAAAAGATGGACGGTTTGCACAAGTCTAGCAGCGGCAGTATCCACCCTACTGCAGTACGTTAATACCTCAACACAAATCTTGATATCGGACTGATAGTCTGTAACttgttccagatcctggACTGCAATGTGGCACTGGCATATGATGGAAAGTAGCGTGATGCTGCAATGGAACGCTGCATGACTGTATTTTGGATCCATAAGCATCCATACAAGATATGGACTCATTTACTTACATAACAAGCCAATTTCGCACAAATGGCCATTTGTCCAGATATATAATGGAAATTATCCATGCGAGTTGGTGAGCAAATGCCGCATATATTTGGCGGGTATTTGCATTCATTTGCAGTAACTTGGATTCGGTATGTCGTTGTAAGAAGTGTTGAAAAAGGAGCATTCGGTTTTCGAGATAAACCATATGGACTTGGAGAAGCCCTCTTCTTTGTTCAGGAGGTAGCCCATTATTATGTGAGGCGAGAGCCTGTAGTTGTAACCCACCGGAGAGCTCTTGGCGCCATGTGTCTAGTTCAGATGAAACGCGTTCGAATTCATTCCAGGATAAGCTTGGGATTGATCGGATTCGCTTATATACTTCGGCTGACATAAAAGAGACTTTCCACATCTGTGAGCGAATCATCGACGCAGTGACATAATTGGGTGTTTCCGAAACGACAGTTGAAGTCTCCGCAATATCCTGTTCTATAACATACTAGTATCATTAATCAAATGGGTTATGGGGCATGCAGTGGTTTTACTACCTGGGTATCCTCCTCGGTTAAACAGTGTTCGAACCCCAGAGCAAAGGACAGCCAGCTATGGAGAAGTTAGCATACGCAGATGTCCTAGGGCCTGACAGTTACCATTCGATAGTAGCCAAACTGTGGAAGAGGCCGTCCCATTCTGCCTTGCTACCATCATTGGAGTCTTGCTTCGGCATACACCGTCGGGCCAAGGTCATACCCGAAGCTGTTAATCACTTAGactgctttcttcttgctttacttctttccccttcttcctttccgaAGGCTTATCCTATATCTTACCAATTATAACAGTAGCGCTCATACTTTTATCCAGAATCAAGTACATTCCCATGCAGATCAGAATTCGCAAAGCCCGTAGATTGGCTTCGTCGATTGCGTCGTATACCAAAAGCAAGGACTGCTCCCAGAACTTGTCGATATATTCATTCGGTATCTCAGCACTGTCATATCGACATCCTACTGCGGCGATGGCACTAAGCTCGCAAACCTCGCATCGTTCAATATCGGTTTCCTCTTGATATAATCTATGTATAAGACGATCACAGTCTTCTGGAAGTATGACGTAGAAGAGAGAGGCAACTCCAGAAAAGAACGCTGTTGCTGCAATGCGAGTAAAGGCTTCTGTTGGAATCTTTCCACAACCGGTATCAAATAAATCGTCTATCGGTGCTTTTCCATGCTGTGCTGGAGGAACACTGCTGGATGCTGCCCCCGCCGAAGACATGGGACGTACTTCGGATCTTAACTGCTGGATGGATTCTTCGAGACGtctatttttgttttctagCTCGCTGATGGCGTTTCTTAGAGCATCTCTGTTTCTCCCATCATGCCCGTATTGGCACACTCTTGAATGTTGAATGCAGGAAGAACATGACGGCCTCCGCCCATCGCACTACTCGATCATTCAGTAGGAGATTatgaaagaatggatgggAACTGGGAGACTCTCTATGAAACTTCAATCTAGTTACTTTCGTCCTCGCCATCCGGCACTCATTGCACGCCGTCCCAACTCTTTTTCGAGTATAATGTGAGGAGCCTTCCTCTGGCGGTTCCCTCACTGGGCCTTTAGGTAAAATTGTTTGTTGTTTCGAGGCCATGGTAAATGGTGGTTCAGCAGAATGACGGGATATATTAACCAGCGGGGGAACTGAGATCAG from Aspergillus oryzae RIB40 DNA, chromosome 1 encodes the following:
- a CDS encoding uncharacterized protein (predicted protein), translating into MVARQNGTASSTVWLLSNGNCQALGHLQQDIAETSTVVSETPNYVTASMIRSQMWKVSFMSAEVYKRIRSIPSLSWNEFERVSSELDTWRQELSGGLQLQALASHNNGLPPEQRRGLLQVHMVYLENRMLLFQHFLQRHTESKLLQMNANTRQIYAAFAHQLAWIISIIYLDKWPFVRNWLVIEMPSKSWSALVASLITLGVSVTVTAANSFPDNCNASCQASIEQALAQEQAGWVSANVSSDSFYGNPANISDYAAGDIVRWEDVPSQQYTTVGYDTPPATTLSRFLYMSEDIDGNPIPASAFLLLPFTNQDGSGKPLRTVVWTHGTAGITRQCAPSNNKGLYYEWEGPFALVQQGYAVIAPDYAGQGSDIPMGFMYESGALHALDVSFALQAVRSRLQDRITHEWVVVGHSEGGMTAWRVNEREKRNATGGFLGAVSGAPALRPLSLIPQSWRLAGDGPVHDVVSIFVLQSISRLFPSIKVENYVSDIVASRIPIAQQGCLGTGSTIYGNLTLPQLYKNISWINHPDVIEWQQSYNGAGTHELAAPMLVLQGTADELVYANLTEWDYDQTCSTFPSSVMQLYIYPDLNHDFAFIAGQAQYLPWIRDRFENVSLSAACNKTTVTVPGPV
- a CDS encoding fungal specific transcription factor domain-containing protein (predicted protein) codes for the protein MSSAGAASSSVPPAQHGKAPIDDLFDTGCGKIPTEAFTRIAATAFFSGVASLFYVILPEDCDRLIHRLYQEETDIERCEVCELSAIAAVGCRYDSAEIPNEYIDKFWEQSLLLVYDAIDEANLRALRILICMGMYLILDKSMSATVIIGKI